GGCTTATGCCGAACTGGTACAGGGTGCAATGTTGAGTGATGCGATCATCTGTATGAGTTCCCTGAACCTGATTGCAGGAGAGCTGGATGCATAATAATTCTAAGATTAAAGCTGATTAAAATAATGGCTGTGGTTCAATTTTCTGAAGAGAAACTGAATAAAGTAAAAGAAATCATCGCACGCTATCCGGAAGGAAAGCAGAAAAGTGCGCTGATCCCGGTGCTGCACCTGGCACAGGAATCATTTGGTGGTTGGTTGAGTGCAGAAACGATGGACTATGTGGCAGAATTGCTCCAACTGAAGTCAATTGAGGTGTATGAAGTAGCAACATTCTACAGCATGTTCAACCTGAAACCGGTAGGGAAATATTTGTTTGAAGTATGTCAGACAGGTCCTTGCATGGTGAATGGTTCTGACAATATTATTGATTACATCAAAAGTACGCTGGGTATAGAAGTAGGTGAAACTACCGCTGATGGTATGTTTACATTGAAAGCAGTGGAGTGTCTGGGTGCATGTGGATATGCGCCTATGATGCAGCTGGGTAAGCATTACCGTGAGCACCTGACACCGGCGAAGGTTGATGAGATCATTGCTGAATGCAGATCTAAGGCTAACTAATGCTGTAAAACGAATCTTATGCGGTTATCAGGAATGTTATACGGGCAGAGGAAGAGTATTGTAGAAATTATACTGCTACTGGGTTTAATCACCGTATTGTGGCGCATAGACGATGCTTTTGTTTCACTTGTATGCGGAATACTTTCCGGCATTCTGTTTTACCGGCTTGGTGATCGTATTGCAAAAAAAGGGGTTAGCAAAGCCTGAAGGTCAAACAACTTTACATCACAAATCTGTTGATGACGCTTTCAAACAAGATCATGTCATCATACTATAAGGAAGAAAATGGGACGCAAATTACTGTTAGAAAACGCACATATTGAAGGTATCCGGTATTACGACACCTACCGGAAAAATGGCGGTTATGCGGCAGCTGAAAAGGCGCTTAAATCAATGGGCCCTGAAGCTGTACTGGAAGAAGTGAAGAAGAGCGGCCTGCGTGGCCGTGGTGGCGCGGGTTTCCCTACCGGCATGAAATGGAGTTTTATTGCAAAACCTGAAGGCGTTCCCCGTTACCTCGTTTGCAATGCCGATGAGTCTGAGCCAGGTACTTTTAAAGACCGCTACCTCATGGAGTTTATCCCTCACCTGCTGATCGAAGGATTACTCATTTCCAGCTTTACACTGGGAGCAAATGCTTGCTATATCTATATCCGTGGTGAATACGCCTGGATTCCTGATATTCTTGAGCAGGCAATTGCAGAAGCAAAAAATAACGGCTGGTTAGGTAAAAATATTCAGGGAACCGGTTTCGACCTGGAGATATATGTACAACGCGGTGCGGGTGCTTATATCTGTGGAGAAGAGACTGCGTTGATTGAATCGCTGGAAGGTAAACGTGGTAATCCGCGTATCAAACCTCCGTTCCCTGCGGTAAAAGGCCTCTGGCAGTGCCCTACTGTAGTAAACAACGTTGAAACACTGGCAGCTGTAGTTCCTATTATTAACTACGGCGCTGATGCATATATTGGCCTGGGTACTGGTAAATCTACCGGTACTAAACTCATTTCAGCCTGTGGTAATATCAACAAACCAGGGGTATATGAAATTGAGATGAACATCTCCGTAGAAGAATTCATCTTCTCAGAAGAATACTGCGGTGGTATCAAAAATGGCAAACGCCTGAAAGCATGTATCCCTGGTGGATCTTCTGTTCCGGTATTGCCAGCAAACCTGCTGCTGAATACGGCAAAAGGTGAAAAGCGTATGATGACCTACGAAGGTCTGGCAGAAGGCGGTTTCGCAACCGGTTC
This window of the Chitinophaga sp. Cy-1792 genome carries:
- the nuoE gene encoding NAD(P)H-dependent oxidoreductase subunit E, yielding MAVVQFSEEKLNKVKEIIARYPEGKQKSALIPVLHLAQESFGGWLSAETMDYVAELLQLKSIEVYEVATFYSMFNLKPVGKYLFEVCQTGPCMVNGSDNIIDYIKSTLGIEVGETTADGMFTLKAVECLGACGYAPMMQLGKHYREHLTPAKVDEIIAECRSKAN
- the nuoF gene encoding NADH-quinone oxidoreductase subunit NuoF; this encodes MGRKLLLENAHIEGIRYYDTYRKNGGYAAAEKALKSMGPEAVLEEVKKSGLRGRGGAGFPTGMKWSFIAKPEGVPRYLVCNADESEPGTFKDRYLMEFIPHLLIEGLLISSFTLGANACYIYIRGEYAWIPDILEQAIAEAKNNGWLGKNIQGTGFDLEIYVQRGAGAYICGEETALIESLEGKRGNPRIKPPFPAVKGLWQCPTVVNNVETLAAVVPIINYGADAYIGLGTGKSTGTKLISACGNINKPGVYEIEMNISVEEFIFSEEYCGGIKNGKRLKACIPGGSSVPVLPANLLLNTAKGEKRMMTYEGLAEGGFATGSMLGSGGFIVMDEDQCIVRNTLTFARFYHHESCGQCSPCREGTGWMEKVLKNIEYGKGKMSDIELLWDIQRKIEGNTICPLGDAAAWPVAAAIRHFRDEFEWHIKNPEEAQRRNFGLAHYADPLPVPAAV